One uncultured Gellertiella sp. genomic window carries:
- a CDS encoding 6,7-dimethyl-8-ribityllumazine synthase — translation MTKPIRVAFVKARWHADIVDQTLVGFRADMEQNARAADIAVYDVPGAFEMPLLAKKLATTGKFDAIVCAALVVDGGIYRHDFVAQAVVSGLMDAQMATGVPTFSVSLTPHHFQPTKEHGAFYHAHFLKKGAEAAQAVRAIIDLVI, via the coding sequence ATGACAAAACCGATCAGAGTTGCCTTCGTCAAGGCGCGGTGGCATGCCGATATCGTCGATCAGACGCTTGTCGGCTTTCGTGCCGATATGGAACAGAACGCGAGGGCCGCCGACATCGCCGTCTATGATGTGCCCGGTGCTTTTGAAATGCCGTTGCTGGCAAAGAAGCTTGCCACGACCGGCAAATTCGACGCCATCGTCTGTGCCGCCCTTGTCGTGGATGGCGGGATCTACCGCCACGATTTTGTCGCGCAGGCGGTGGTCTCAGGCCTGATGGACGCCCAGATGGCGACCGGCGTGCCGACCTTCTCCGTCTCGCTCACCCCGCACCATTTCCAGCCGACGAAGGAACACGGCGCGTTCTACCACGCCCATTTCCTCAAGAAGGGTGCCGAGGCAGCCCAGGCAGTGCGGGCGATCATCGATCTGGTGATCTGA
- the pepT gene encoding peptidase T, whose amino-acid sequence MTEPVVDRFLRYVVIDTQSDPNSDTQPSTEKQKDLGDLLVRELHRIGVADAVLDEHGYVYATIPANTAKHVPVICFCSHMDTAPDFTGTGVKPTVIENYRGGDITLSGDPSQVIRVADHPELVNQIGNDIITTDGTTLLGADDKAGIAEIMTAAEILVSRKDLKHGKIRILFTPDEEIGRGVDKVDIKRLGADFAYTMDGETAGHIEDETFSADGVDITIEGVAIHPGFARDRMENAIRIAAAIIDRLPADLRPETTDGRQGFIHPTQVTSAMDSARLSFIIRDFTEEGLAEKEKLLEDILKQVMAGYPRSRPTFTVRQQYRNMKMVVDRHPEIIDNALEAIRRAGMEPVQGSIRGGTDGSRLSFMGLPCPNLFAGGHAFHSPLEWISRQDKERAVQTIVELAQVWEERA is encoded by the coding sequence ATGACCGAGCCTGTTGTTGACCGCTTCCTGCGTTACGTCGTCATCGATACCCAGTCCGATCCGAACTCGGACACCCAGCCTTCCACCGAAAAACAGAAGGATCTCGGCGATTTGTTGGTCCGTGAACTGCACCGGATCGGCGTCGCCGATGCCGTGCTCGACGAACATGGCTATGTCTATGCGACCATTCCGGCCAATACGGCCAAGCATGTGCCGGTCATCTGCTTCTGCTCGCACATGGATACGGCCCCCGATTTCACCGGCACCGGCGTGAAGCCGACGGTCATCGAGAATTACCGGGGCGGCGACATCACGCTTTCCGGCGATCCCAGCCAGGTGATCCGGGTGGCGGATCATCCCGAGCTTGTGAACCAGATCGGCAATGACATCATCACCACCGATGGCACCACCCTGCTCGGTGCCGACGACAAGGCCGGGATTGCCGAAATCATGACGGCGGCGGAAATCCTCGTCAGCCGCAAGGATCTGAAGCACGGCAAGATCCGCATTCTCTTCACCCCGGACGAGGAAATCGGGCGCGGCGTCGACAAGGTCGACATAAAGCGGCTCGGTGCCGATTTCGCCTATACGATGGATGGCGAGACGGCGGGCCATATCGAGGACGAAACCTTTTCCGCCGATGGCGTCGACATCACCATCGAAGGCGTGGCGATCCATCCGGGTTTTGCCAGGGACAGGATGGAAAACGCAATCCGCATCGCCGCTGCGATCATTGACCGGCTGCCCGCGGATCTGAGGCCGGAGACCACCGACGGGCGTCAGGGTTTCATCCATCCGACCCAGGTGACCAGCGCGATGGACAGCGCCAGACTGAGCTTCATCATCCGCGATTTCACCGAGGAAGGGCTTGCCGAAAAGGAAAAGCTGCTGGAAGACATCCTGAAGCAGGTGATGGCCGGTTACCCGCGCTCGCGCCCCACCTTCACTGTCCGCCAGCAATATCGCAACATGAAGATGGTGGTCGACCGCCATCCCGAAATCATCGACAATGCGCTCGAGGCGATCCGGCGGGCGGGAATGGAGCCGGTGCAGGGCAGCATTCGCGGCGGCACCGATGGCTCGCGCCTGTCCTTCATGGGCCTGCCCTGCCCCAATCTCTTTGCCGGTGGCCACGCCTTCCATTCGCCGCTGGAATGGATCAGCCGTCAGGACAAGGAAAGAGCGGTGCAGACGATTGTCGAACTCGCGCAGGTCTGGGAAGAGCGGGCCTGA
- a CDS encoding GNAT family N-acetyltransferase: MDYLVNLSPIGADASVTARMETAGVSIRRALAPEAHFVTDWVREKFNPRWASETAIAMTRQPPTSFVATRDNRLLGFACHETTARGFFGPTGVEEEARGLGIGHALLLASLMDLKSMGYAYAIIGAVGPSSFYEKTVGAVMIPDSAPGIYAGMLQF; this comes from the coding sequence TTGGATTATCTCGTCAATCTTTCTCCAATCGGGGCGGACGCGTCGGTGACGGCGCGCATGGAAACGGCCGGTGTCAGCATCCGCCGGGCGCTGGCACCGGAAGCGCATTTTGTCACGGACTGGGTGCGGGAAAAATTCAACCCGCGCTGGGCCAGCGAGACCGCCATTGCCATGACGCGCCAGCCGCCGACCTCTTTTGTCGCCACCCGCGACAACCGGCTGCTCGGCTTTGCCTGCCACGAAACGACAGCGAGGGGCTTCTTCGGCCCCACGGGCGTCGAGGAAGAGGCGCGGGGTCTCGGGATCGGCCATGCCCTGCTTCTGGCAAGCCTGATGGATCTGAAATCCATGGGCTATGCCTATGCGATCATCGGCGCGGTCGGCCCGTCCAGCTTTTACGAGAAGACCGTTGGGGCGGTGATGATCCCCGATTCCGCACCCGGCATCTATGCCGGAATGCTCCAGTTCTGA
- a CDS encoding DNA translocase FtsK produces the protein MDIEKRANDLAWRKEPRLKDGEHVQATGAGARSADEIAASEIEGRDALPVWQNAFTLSPNVRFSRTPEAALTRKSAAEAPEIAAQAVPLPPEPVAGSEPENPPSAQVQSIDPALPLQANSIGPETLEHHAAGIRAITYRLRQEFSAASPRQPLAAAPMAASPVPTTPVVSATPMRPHEIEAALASLARSTFAAAPAMPQRTPQPAAPYAAYLSDHVFWEAMGAGEGEDDGGLATAAPVSTRPAGPAAMAAIQAIAPSPEPPAAPSPMTLPGFVARPPAVQIPPTAQPDGWSVTALYRSVDVRPAPAPAPAPMMIEPVEETAIAAVPDPATRSPETEPAMPQPASRPARPAPMLVVDGEYELPPVDLLQVPQIQEAAAITPEALEQNAGLLESVLEDFGIKGEIIDVRPGPVVTLYEFEPAPGVKSSRVIGLSDDIARSMSALSARVAVIPGRNVIGIELPNPIRETVYFRELIESEPYTQSRFHLPVCLGKTIGGEPVIAELSKMPHLLVAGTTGSGKSVAINTMILSLLYRLKPEECRLIMVDPKMLELSVYDGIPHLLTPVVTDPKKAVMALKWAVREMEDRYRKMSRLGVRNIDGYNARAATARAKGETILCSVQTGFDRSTGEIVYEQEEMDLTAMPYIVVIVDEMADLMMVAGKEIEGAIQRLAQMARAAGIHLIMATQRPSVDVITGTIKANFPTRISFQVTSKIDSRTILGEPGAEHLLGQGDMLHMVGGGRIARVHGPFVSDYEVEKVVAHLKTQGRPEYLGTVTEDADEIEEVPEDDGAVFDKSAMAEEDSNDLYDKAVKLVMRDKKCSTSYIQRRLAIGYNKAASLVERMEKEGLVGPANHVGKRTIIAGGRDITPPRDMPEVPGADSDD, from the coding sequence ATGGACATCGAAAAGCGGGCGAATGACCTTGCCTGGCGGAAAGAGCCACGGCTGAAAGATGGCGAGCATGTCCAGGCGACAGGCGCGGGTGCGCGCAGTGCCGACGAAATTGCAGCGAGTGAAATCGAGGGGCGGGATGCGCTTCCGGTCTGGCAAAACGCCTTTACGCTGAGCCCGAATGTGCGGTTCAGCCGGACGCCGGAGGCGGCGCTGACCCGCAAATCCGCAGCCGAAGCACCGGAAATTGCCGCACAGGCCGTGCCTCTGCCGCCGGAACCGGTGGCAGGGAGCGAACCGGAAAATCCACCATCCGCGCAGGTGCAGTCCATCGATCCGGCGCTGCCATTGCAGGCAAATTCCATCGGCCCGGAAACGCTGGAACATCACGCCGCAGGCATCAGGGCGATCACCTATCGGCTGCGGCAGGAATTTTCCGCCGCATCGCCCCGCCAGCCTCTCGCTGCCGCACCCATGGCGGCCTCCCCGGTTCCAACCACCCCGGTGGTTTCTGCCACCCCGATGCGCCCTCACGAGATCGAGGCGGCCCTTGCATCGCTGGCACGGTCGACATTTGCCGCCGCACCTGCAATGCCGCAACGCACCCCGCAACCGGCCGCGCCCTATGCCGCCTATCTCTCCGATCACGTGTTCTGGGAGGCGATGGGGGCTGGCGAAGGCGAGGATGATGGCGGCTTGGCCACTGCCGCACCCGTTTCCACCCGCCCGGCAGGTCCGGCGGCAATGGCTGCCATCCAGGCCATTGCCCCTTCGCCCGAGCCGCCCGCAGCGCCGAGCCCGATGACCCTGCCGGGCTTCGTGGCGAGGCCGCCTGCCGTGCAAATTCCGCCGACCGCACAGCCGGATGGCTGGAGCGTCACCGCGCTCTACCGGTCCGTCGACGTGCGCCCGGCACCCGCACCCGCACCCGCACCGATGATGATCGAGCCTGTCGAGGAAACGGCCATCGCAGCGGTGCCTGATCCGGCCACCCGGTCCCCGGAGACCGAACCTGCGATGCCGCAGCCCGCAAGCCGCCCGGCACGACCCGCGCCCATGCTGGTTGTCGACGGCGAATACGAGCTGCCGCCGGTCGATCTCCTCCAGGTGCCGCAGATCCAGGAGGCCGCCGCCATCACGCCGGAGGCGCTTGAGCAGAACGCCGGGCTGCTGGAAAGCGTGCTGGAGGATTTCGGCATCAAGGGAGAGATCATCGATGTGCGCCCCGGCCCCGTCGTCACGCTCTACGAATTCGAGCCCGCGCCGGGCGTCAAGTCGTCGCGGGTGATCGGGCTTTCCGACGATATCGCCCGCTCGATGTCGGCGCTGTCTGCCCGCGTCGCGGTCATTCCGGGCCGCAACGTCATCGGCATCGAACTGCCCAATCCGATCCGCGAAACCGTCTATTTCCGCGAACTGATCGAATCCGAGCCCTATACCCAGAGCCGCTTCCACCTGCCGGTCTGCCTCGGCAAGACCATCGGCGGCGAGCCGGTGATTGCCGAACTGTCGAAAATGCCGCATCTGCTGGTGGCAGGCACCACCGGTTCCGGCAAGTCGGTGGCGATCAACACCATGATCCTGTCGCTGCTCTACCGGCTGAAGCCGGAGGAATGCCGGCTGATCATGGTCGATCCGAAGATGCTCGAACTCTCCGTCTATGACGGCATCCCGCATCTTTTGACCCCCGTCGTTACCGATCCCAAGAAGGCGGTGATGGCGCTGAAATGGGCGGTGCGCGAGATGGAAGACCGCTATCGCAAGATGTCGCGTCTCGGGGTGCGCAATATCGACGGCTACAATGCCCGGGCCGCCACCGCCCGCGCCAAGGGCGAGACGATCCTTTGCAGCGTCCAGACCGGCTTTGACCGCTCGACCGGCGAAATCGTCTATGAGCAGGAGGAAATGGACCTGACGGCCATGCCCTATATCGTCGTGATCGTCGACGAGATGGCCGACCTGATGATGGTGGCGGGCAAGGAGATCGAAGGTGCCATCCAGCGGCTTGCCCAGATGGCGCGGGCGGCAGGCATTCACCTGATCATGGCGACGCAGCGCCCCTCCGTCGATGTCATCACCGGCACGATCAAGGCAAATTTCCCGACCCGGATCTCTTTCCAGGTCACCTCGAAGATCGACAGCCGCACCATCCTCGGCGAACCCGGTGCAGAACACCTGCTCGGCCAGGGCGACATGCTGCATATGGTCGGCGGTGGTCGCATCGCGCGTGTCCACGGGCCTTTCGTTTCGGATTACGAGGTGGAAAAGGTCGTCGCGCATCTGAAGACGCAAGGCCGTCCGGAATATCTCGGCACGGTCACCGAGGATGCCGACGAGATCGAGGAGGTCCCGGAAGACGACGGTGCCGTCTTCGACAAATCCGCCATGGCCGAGGAAGACAGCAACGACCTCTATGACAAGGCCGTCAAGCTGGTGATGCGCGACAAGAAATGCTCGACCTCCTATATCCAGCGCCGCCTTGCCATCGGCTACAACAAGGCCGCCTCACTGGTCGAGCGGATGGAAAAGGAAGGTCTGGTCGGCCCCGCCAACCATGTCGGCAAACGCACCATCATCGCCGGTGGCCGTGACATCACGCCGCCGCGCGACATGCCTGAAGTGCCCGGTGCCGACAGCGACGACTGA
- a CDS encoding YvcK family protein, whose protein sequence is MSAASKPRIVMFSGGSACRSINIALAGHPVAITRVVPSWDSGGSSKVLRDAFSNFLSIGDIRQALMTMAHGEGSSGEVVKICNSRISENLGLEEAAHEFDYYAGGRHPLLGRMEPGLRGAVLNYLQTFRAHIPADFNFRNGSIGNFILTGAYLAHNRDINTAIFVFRKLCGIEGSVWPSSTANGSDLVAVLNSGKRIERQHLVTMLAPEDAASGIARVTLKSAEGGKAPANEAVLEAISEADCIIFGPGSFYSSILPHLSVQGLVAAVDANHRASRVFIGNILQCRETVGLGLADIIRRFDAVWRAEGGREQASLTHVIANRELFPFEKTVGAFAYLGNEGLDEASAAIGCKPVVRENEDAWNRGTHDGEAIASQLFAILSERAVPRP, encoded by the coding sequence ATGTCCGCTGCCTCCAAGCCCAGGATCGTGATGTTTTCCGGCGGCAGCGCCTGCCGGTCGATCAATATCGCCCTTGCCGGGCATCCGGTCGCCATCACCCGGGTGGTGCCGAGCTGGGACAGTGGCGGCAGTTCGAAAGTGCTGCGCGACGCCTTCAGCAATTTCCTGTCGATTGGCGATATCCGGCAGGCGCTGATGACCATGGCGCATGGCGAGGGCTCGTCCGGCGAAGTGGTGAAGATCTGCAATTCCCGGATTTCGGAAAATCTGGGTCTCGAGGAGGCGGCACACGAATTCGATTATTATGCCGGTGGCCGCCACCCGCTGCTTGGCCGGATGGAGCCGGGCCTGCGCGGCGCGGTGCTGAACTATCTCCAGACCTTCAGGGCCCATATTCCCGCCGATTTCAATTTCCGAAACGGCAGCATCGGCAATTTCATCCTGACGGGTGCCTATCTCGCCCATAACCGCGACATCAACACCGCGATCTTCGTGTTCCGAAAACTCTGCGGCATCGAGGGCAGCGTCTGGCCGTCCTCGACAGCAAACGGTTCGGATCTGGTGGCGGTGCTGAATTCCGGCAAGCGCATCGAAAGACAGCACCTCGTCACCATGCTTGCCCCCGAGGATGCGGCGAGCGGCATTGCCCGTGTCACCCTGAAATCTGCCGAGGGCGGAAAGGCACCGGCAAACGAGGCGGTGCTCGAAGCGATCAGCGAGGCCGATTGCATCATCTTCGGGCCGGGCAGTTTCTATTCGAGCATTCTGCCGCATCTCTCGGTGCAGGGACTGGTCGCCGCTGTCGACGCCAACCACCGGGCGTCCCGCGTCTTCATCGGCAATATCCTGCAATGCCGGGAAACGGTGGGGCTCGGCCTTGCCGACATCATCCGGCGCTTCGATGCGGTGTGGCGCGCCGAGGGCGGGCGGGAACAGGCCTCGCTTACCCATGTGATTGCCAACCGGGAGCTGTTTCCGTTCGAAAAGACCGTCGGGGCCTTTGCCTATCTCGGCAATGAGGGGCTTGACGAGGCCTCAGCTGCGATTGGCTGCAAGCCGGTGGTGCGGGAAAACGAGGATGCCTGGAACCGGGGCACCCATGATGGCGAGGCAATTGCCAGCCAGCTGTTTGCAATCCTGTCCGAACGGGCGGTCCCCCGGCCCTGA
- a CDS encoding methylated-DNA--[protein]-cysteine S-methyltransferase: MSAPATPPHYALFATPLGQCGIAWRDGVIIASQLPEENDEITAARLSRRAGGARPGMPPPHVATVIAAIQRLLSGERDQDGKLPDLCDIKLDMGGLEPLAARILEETRKVLPGQTRRYGEIAVDLGNRQLAQAVGQALGHNPFPVLVPCHRVVGANGRLTGFSAGGGIGTKMRMLEIEGARLAEPPTLFDTLPLSVKPPRRS; encoded by the coding sequence ATGAGCGCTCCCGCGACACCACCCCATTACGCCCTGTTTGCAACCCCCCTCGGGCAATGCGGCATCGCGTGGCGTGACGGGGTGATCATCGCCTCGCAACTGCCCGAAGAGAATGACGAGATCACGGCTGCCCGCCTCTCCCGCCGCGCGGGCGGCGCACGTCCGGGGATGCCGCCGCCCCATGTCGCAACCGTGATTGCCGCGATCCAGCGCCTGCTTTCCGGCGAGCGGGATCAGGACGGCAAGCTGCCCGATCTTTGCGATATCAAGCTCGACATGGGCGGGCTCGAACCGCTGGCGGCCCGCATTCTGGAGGAGACCCGAAAGGTTCTGCCCGGCCAGACGCGCCGCTACGGCGAGATTGCGGTGGATCTCGGCAACCGGCAACTGGCGCAGGCCGTCGGCCAGGCGCTCGGCCACAATCCGTTTCCGGTCCTCGTTCCCTGTCACCGGGTGGTGGGGGCAAATGGCCGGCTTACCGGTTTTTCGGCAGGCGGCGGCATCGGGACCAAGATGCGGATGCTCGAGATCGAAGGCGCGCGGCTGGCCGAGCCCCCGACCCTGTTCGACACGCTGCCGCTTTCGGTCAAGCCGCCCCGCCGCTCCTGA
- a CDS encoding MFS transporter has product MTITAANTAISPQRAAIPIIVAAGFCHMLNDIMQSLLTSIYPMLKANYALDFVEIGLLTFAFQVTASLLQPAVGVITDRWPMPFSLPVAMLSTCAGLLTLAHAGHFHALVAGACLIGVGSAIFHPEASRIARLASGGRHGLAQSLFQVGGNTGTAIGPLLAAFIVIPHGQGSLGWFSAIALTGFVILSFVSVWYARHRRASAGRKTESRALPLPRSQVIWTLLILVVLTATKNAYLASISSYFTFFAIDKFGIGIRDAQLMLFLFLGASAAGVLLGGPIGDRFGARFVIWFSILGVIPFALLLPYANLQWTAVLVIVIGFVFSSAFSAIVVFAQELVPGRVGLIAGMFFGFAFGFGGIGAAVLGLFADREGIQFVYRICSYMPLLGLLTVLLPKLPGRHA; this is encoded by the coding sequence ATGACCATCACCGCCGCCAATACTGCCATCAGCCCGCAACGGGCGGCAATTCCGATCATCGTGGCGGCCGGTTTCTGCCACATGCTGAACGACATCATGCAATCGCTGCTGACCTCGATCTATCCGATGCTGAAGGCCAATTATGCGCTGGATTTCGTCGAGATCGGCCTTTTGACCTTTGCCTTCCAGGTCACCGCATCGCTGCTGCAACCGGCTGTGGGCGTCATCACCGATCGCTGGCCAATGCCGTTTTCACTGCCGGTGGCGATGCTGTCGACCTGCGCCGGGCTGCTCACGCTCGCCCATGCCGGACATTTTCATGCGCTTGTCGCCGGTGCCTGCCTGATCGGCGTAGGGTCGGCGATCTTCCATCCGGAAGCCTCCCGCATTGCGCGGCTGGCGTCGGGCGGACGGCATGGCCTTGCCCAGTCGCTGTTTCAGGTCGGCGGCAATACCGGCACGGCCATCGGGCCGCTGCTGGCGGCCTTCATCGTCATACCGCATGGCCAGGGCAGTCTCGGCTGGTTTTCGGCGATTGCGCTCACCGGCTTCGTCATCCTGTCCTTTGTCAGCGTCTGGTATGCCCGCCATCGCCGGGCGTCGGCGGGGCGCAAGACTGAGAGCCGGGCGCTGCCCCTACCGCGCAGCCAGGTGATCTGGACACTTCTCATTCTGGTGGTGCTGACGGCGACCAAGAATGCCTATCTCGCCAGCATTTCCAGCTATTTCACCTTCTTTGCCATCGACAAGTTCGGCATCGGCATCCGTGATGCGCAGCTGATGCTGTTCCTGTTTCTCGGTGCCTCGGCGGCGGGCGTGCTCCTCGGCGGGCCGATTGGCGACCGGTTCGGGGCGCGTTTCGTCATCTGGTTCTCGATCCTCGGCGTCATCCCCTTCGCGCTGCTGTTGCCCTATGCCAATCTTCAATGGACGGCGGTGCTGGTGATCGTGATCGGCTTCGTGTTTTCCTCCGCCTTTTCGGCCATCGTCGTCTTCGCCCAGGAACTGGTGCCGGGACGGGTGGGGCTGATCGCTGGCATGTTCTTCGGCTTTGCCTTCGGGTTCGGCGGCATTGGAGCAGCGGTGCTCGGGCTTTTTGCTGACCGTGAGGGCATCCAGTTCGTCTACCGGATCTGTTCCTACATGCCGCTGCTCGGGCTTTTAACCGTGCTGCTGCCGAAGCTTCCCGGCCGCCACGCCTGA
- a CDS encoding helix-turn-helix transcriptional regulator, translating into MRTIDLTAPGSDGDLKHEQSLSWIDGANEPLLALGRIYPAGFTVPAHSHNKVQLWYARRGVVLVMTAEGRWMIPPGHGLVIPAGLDHSTEMISEVDMHSIYVGPGQAGPDRPRVVEVTALASSLIAELVRIEEKPMSPRRARLVTDLLLEEVAVLPERPLGLPFPRDARLARLCRRFLKAPSATIGIDDWAATLGMSRRSFTRFFRAETGVSFVTWRQQACIFASLPRLADGEPVTNVALDAGYENVAAFTTMFRRMLGSAPSTYLKTRAM; encoded by the coding sequence ATGCGGACTATCGACCTCACCGCGCCGGGCAGTGACGGCGACCTCAAGCACGAACAGAGCCTGTCCTGGATCGACGGGGCGAATGAACCGCTGCTGGCCCTTGGCCGGATCTACCCTGCGGGCTTCACGGTGCCCGCCCATTCCCACAACAAGGTGCAGCTCTGGTATGCCCGCCGCGGCGTGGTGCTGGTGATGACGGCAGAGGGACGCTGGATGATCCCGCCCGGCCATGGCCTGGTCATTCCGGCGGGGCTCGACCATTCGACCGAAATGATCAGCGAGGTCGACATGCATTCCATCTATGTCGGCCCGGGCCAGGCCGGTCCCGACAGGCCCCGGGTGGTGGAGGTGACGGCGCTTGCCAGCAGCCTGATTGCCGAACTTGTCCGCATCGAGGAAAAGCCGATGTCACCGCGCCGCGCCCGGCTGGTCACCGACCTGCTGCTGGAGGAAGTGGCCGTCCTGCCCGAACGACCGCTCGGCCTGCCTTTCCCGAGGGACGCGCGCCTTGCCCGGCTCTGCAGGCGGTTCCTGAAGGCCCCCTCCGCCACCATCGGCATCGACGACTGGGCGGCAACACTCGGTATGAGCCGACGCTCCTTTACGCGGTTCTTCAGGGCCGAAACCGGCGTAAGCTTCGTCACCTGGCGGCAGCAGGCCTGCATCTTCGCCTCGCTGCCAAGGCTTGCCGACGGCGAACCGGTGACCAATGTCGCGCTCGATGCAGGCTATGAAAACGTCGCCGCCTTCACCACCATGTTCCGCCGCATGCTCGGCAGCGCGCCAAGTACCTATCTGAAGACCCGGGCGATGTGA
- a CDS encoding LysR family transcriptional regulator, translating into MDRLHQMEVFVVVADAGSFARAADRLNISPPAVTRAVAALEDRLGTRLLNRTTRSLSLTESGMRFLESARRLLGEMEMAEREAAGEVAVPQGHLTVTASVTMGRTVLADVVRDFLKAYPRMKVSVLLLDRVVNLVEEGIDLAVRVGDLPDSSYVARRSGEVRRILVASPAYLDECGRPEKPADLKNHAFIAFTALMPNREWRFRDGEVPGRVLLSPQLEINDGPTAIRAAVNGEGITIALSYMVADLIREKKLELVLEPFCLPPAPVHLVYPHSRLLAAKVRLFLDFATPRIRETLSSLTVAK; encoded by the coding sequence ATGGACCGGCTGCACCAGATGGAAGTGTTTGTCGTGGTGGCCGATGCCGGGAGTTTTGCCCGCGCTGCCGACCGGCTCAACATTTCGCCCCCCGCCGTCACCCGCGCCGTGGCGGCGCTGGAGGACCGGCTCGGAACCCGGCTTTTGAACCGCACCACCCGCAGCCTCAGCCTGACGGAATCCGGCATGCGGTTTCTGGAAAGCGCGCGGCGGCTGCTCGGCGAAATGGAAATGGCCGAGCGGGAAGCGGCGGGGGAAGTGGCGGTGCCGCAGGGGCATCTGACCGTGACGGCGTCCGTTACCATGGGCCGCACCGTGCTTGCCGATGTGGTCCGGGATTTCCTCAAAGCCTATCCGAGGATGAAGGTCAGCGTGCTGCTGCTCGACCGGGTGGTCAATCTGGTCGAAGAAGGCATCGACCTTGCCGTCCGGGTCGGTGACCTGCCGGATTCCAGCTATGTCGCGCGGCGGTCGGGCGAGGTACGCCGCATTCTGGTTGCCAGCCCCGCCTATTTGGACGAATGCGGTCGCCCGGAAAAACCCGCCGATCTCAAGAACCACGCCTTCATCGCCTTTACCGCCCTGATGCCCAACCGCGAATGGCGCTTCCGGGATGGCGAGGTGCCGGGCCGCGTGCTGCTGTCGCCGCAACTGGAAATCAACGACGGGCCAACCGCAATCCGCGCCGCCGTCAATGGCGAGGGCATTACCATTGCCCTTTCCTACATGGTCGCCGACCTGATCCGCGAGAAAAAGCTGGAACTGGTCCTCGAACCCTTCTGCCTGCCACCGGCGCCGGTGCATCTCGTCTATCCCCACAGCCGCCTGCTCGCCGCCAAGGTCCGCCTTTTCCTCGATTTTGCCACCCCGCGCATCCGGGAGACCCTCTCCAGTCTGACGGTGGCGAAATAG
- a CDS encoding thioredoxin family protein — MKLSSTVRHMAAIALATVVMSGFALAAEFKPFITADFEAAQKAGKPVIVDVAASWCPTCKAQKPVIDALGKDPSTKDMTIFRMDFDTQKSELASLGGQMQSTLIAFRGTTETGRSVGDTDPQSIAALFATTAK, encoded by the coding sequence ATGAAATTGTCCAGCACGGTCCGCCACATGGCTGCCATCGCCCTTGCCACTGTCGTGATGAGCGGCTTTGCGCTGGCTGCCGAGTTCAAGCCCTTCATCACCGCCGATTTTGAAGCCGCGCAGAAGGCGGGCAAACCTGTTATCGTCGACGTTGCCGCCAGCTGGTGCCCGACCTGCAAGGCGCAGAAACCGGTCATCGACGCGCTTGGCAAGGATCCTTCAACGAAGGACATGACGATCTTCCGGATGGATTTCGACACGCAGAAATCCGAGCTCGCAAGCCTCGGCGGCCAGATGCAATCCACCCTCATTGCCTTCAGGGGCACCACGGAGACCGGACGGTCCGTTGGTGACACCGACCCGCAGTCGATTGCGGCCCTTTTCGCCACGACGGCCAAGTAG
- a CDS encoding cytochrome c biogenesis CcdA family protein — protein sequence MLTSGFLALVAGLLSTLSPCVVPLLPVVLGAALSEHRYGVVALAGGLALSFTAIGLFVAVIGFSIGLDLTLFHTVAGVLMVGIGLVLVLPLLQERVATAASPVGAWVDTRFGGFRGSGLSGQFGVGLLLGAVWSPCVGPTLGAASIMAARGQNLGSVALTMASFGVGAAIPLLGLGLLSRDVMLRWRGRMMKAGKGGKMLLGALLLVIGLMILTGIDKTLEAVLVDASPAWLTHLTTRF from the coding sequence ATGCTGACCTCCGGTTTTCTGGCACTGGTCGCAGGCCTGCTGTCGACGCTGTCGCCCTGCGTGGTGCCGCTGCTGCCGGTGGTGCTGGGCGCGGCCCTTTCCGAACATCGCTATGGCGTGGTGGCGCTTGCCGGCGGGCTGGCCTTGTCCTTCACCGCGATTGGCCTGTTTGTCGCCGTCATCGGCTTTTCCATCGGCCTCGACCTGACGCTGTTCCACACCGTGGCAGGCGTGTTGATGGTCGGCATCGGCCTTGTGCTGGTGCTGCCGCTTCTCCAGGAACGGGTGGCAACGGCGGCAAGCCCTGTCGGTGCCTGGGTCGACACCCGCTTCGGCGGTTTCAGGGGATCAGGCCTGTCGGGACAATTCGGCGTCGGGTTGCTGCTTGGCGCGGTCTGGAGCCCCTGCGTCGGGCCGACACTGGGTGCGGCCTCGATCATGGCCGCGCGCGGCCAGAACCTGGGGTCTGTCGCCCTCACCATGGCAAGCTTCGGCGTCGGTGCGGCCATTCCGCTTCTGGGGCTCGGTCTCCTCTCGCGCGACGTGATGCTGCGCTGGCGGGGGCGGATGATGAAGGCCGGAAAGGGCGGCAAAATGCTGCTCGGCGCGCTGCTGCTGGTCATCGGCCTGATGATCCTGACAGGCATCGACAAGACGCTCGAGGCCGTGCTGGTCGATGCCTCCCCGGCCTGGCTCACCCATCTGACCACCCGGTTCTGA